The following are encoded in a window of Rosa chinensis cultivar Old Blush chromosome 4, RchiOBHm-V2, whole genome shotgun sequence genomic DNA:
- the LOC112198474 gene encoding tropinone reductase homolog At2g29290 yields the protein MARTDINSRNRRWSLEGMTALVTGGTKGIGYAIVEELAGLGASVHTCARNEVLLNDCLSQWKLKGFHQVTGSICDMVLKTQREELIHKVSLLFNGKLNILINNVGTNISKPATEYTAEDYSFIMSTNLESTYHLCQLAHPLLKDSGTGNIILLSSVAGVVSLGKIGSIYAATKGAMNQLAKNLACEWAKDKIRTNSVAPWFIRTPLAEPYLNDVKTLEAVNSRTPLGRPGEPEEVSALVAFLCLPAASYITGQTICIDGGMTINGFSFQ from the exons ATGGCGAGAACAGATATCAATAGCAGAAACAGGAGATGGTCTCTTGAGGGGATGACTGCACTTGTCACCGGTGGAACCAAAGGGATTGG GTATGCTATTGTGGAGGAATTGGCTGGACTAGGGGCAAGCGTACATACTTGTGCTAGAAATGAAGTCCTACTCAATGACTGCTTGAGTCAGTGGAAGTTGAAGGGTTTTCATCAAGTTACTGGTTCGATCTGTGATATGGTCTTAAAAACCCAACGAGAGGAGCTAATACACAAGGTCTCATTACTGTTTAATGGGAAACTTAACATCCTT ATAAACAACGTGGGAACAAATATATCAAAACCAGCAACCGAGTACACAGCTGAAGATTACTCATTTATAATGAGTACCAATCTTGAATCCACATACCACTTGTGCCAACTTGCACATCCTCTTCTCAAAGATTCAGGAACTGGTAACATAATTCTTTTGTCATCTGTTGCTGGTGTGGTATCACTTGGGAAGATTGGGAGTATATATGCTGCCACTAAAG GAGCAATGAATCAATTGGCAAAAAACTTGGCGTGTGAATGGGCGAAAGATAAGATAAGGACCAACAGTGTTGCACCTTGGTTCATCAGAACTCCCCTCGCTGAACCT TATCTGAATGATGTAAAAACTTTGGAGGCCGTGAACTCTCGAACCCCTTTAGGACGGCCTGGAGAGCCAGAAGAGGTGTCTGCATTGGTAGCATTTTTGTGCCTCCCCGCAGCCTCTTACATAACTGGACAGACTATTTGCATCGACGGAGGGATGACTATCAATGGCTTTTCATTCCAATGA